A window of Roseateles sp. XES5 genomic DNA:
GGCAGCGCGGTGCGTGGCTACAGCGCCGCCACCGGTCAGGCGCTCGAAGCGCAGTTCCCGCTCGGTCTTGCGCTTGCCGCGCTGACGCTGGGTTCCGGTGTCACGGTGGCTCCGTTCGATGCGGCCGCCGAAGCTGCCATGGGCGCACCCGCCGCCACAGCCGTCGTCACGACGGTCGGTCATTCGCGCGGCGAAGGCGTCGCTATCCTAGTCGCAGAGAAGTGAGGTTCCGGCCATGACGAAAGCCGCTTACAGGGATCATCTCGGTCGCCCCATCGTCGCCGTCACCGGCATGGGCGTCGTCACCTCGCTGGGCCAGGGGCTCCAGGACAACTGGGCCGCGCTGACCGGCGGCGTCTCGGGCATCCACGGCATCACCCGCTTCCCGGTCGACGGGCTCAACACCCGCATTTCCGGCACGGTCGATTTCATCGAGGTGCCGGTCGAAAACCCGGTCGAGCGCTCCTATGCCTATGCCCGCGAAACGACGGACGAGGCGCTGGCGCAGGCCGGCCTTTCCGGCGATTTCGGTGGACCGCTCTTCCTGGCCGCGCCGCCGATCGAGCCGGACTGGCGCGACCGCTTCGCGCTCGCCGACCGCGCGCCGGCCTCGCAGCGTCCGGGCGATGCCTATGACCGTTTCCTCTCCGTCCTGCGCGGCAAGCCGGAACCGGCGCTGCACGAGGCCTGGGCCTTCGGCTCCATCTCCGAGCGCCTGTCCGACCGTTACGGCACGCGCGGCCTGCCGGTGACGCTGTCGACCGCCTGCGCGTCCGGCGCGACGGCCATCCAGCTCGGCGTCGAGGCGATCCGCCAGGGGCGCACCGACCGCGCGCTCACCGTGGGTACGGACGGCTCGGTGACGGCCGAAGCGCTGATCCGCTTCGCGCTGCTCTCGGCGCTCTCGACCCAGAACGACCCGCCGACCAAGGCGTCCAAGCCGTTCAGCAAGGATCGCGACGGCTTCGTCATCGCCGAAGGCGCGGCGACGCTCGTGCTGGAATCGCTGGAATCGGCCATTGCCCGCGGCGCCAGGGTGCTCGGCATCCTCAAGGGCTGCGGCGAGAAGGCCGACCATTTCCACCGCACGCGCTCCTCGCCGGATGGCGGCCCCGCCATCGCGACGATCCGCGCGGCGCTGGAAGATGCCGGCATCGACGAGAGCGGCATCGGCTACATCAACGCCCACGGCACCTCGACGCCGGAAAACGACAAGATGGAATATCTCTCCATGTCGACCGTTTTCGGCGACAAGCTGGCGGGCATTCCGGTCTCCTCCAACAAGTCGATGATCGGCCATACGCTGACGGCGGCCGGTGCTGTCGAGGCGGTGTTCTCGATCCAGACCATGCTGACCGGCACCCTGCCGCCGACCATCAACCACCAGACCCCCGACCCGACGATCCAGCTGGACGTCGTGCCGAATGTGAAGCGCGACAAGCAGGTCACCGCCGTCCTGTCGAACTCCTTCGGCTTCGGCGGTCAGAACGCCAGCCTTGTCATGACGGCCGAACCCGCCTAAGCGGCGGGCCTGACCTCGTTTATACGGAAGAACACCATGCGCGCCCTGCAGCTCCTCGACGACCGCAAGCTGGAAATCAACGACATTCCGGAACCGGAAGCCCCCGGCCCGGGCGAGGTGACGCTGCGCGTCAAGGCCGTCGCCCTCAACCATATCGACGTCTGGGGCTGGCGCGGCATGGCGTTTGCCAAGCGCAAGATGCCGCTGGTCATCGGCGCGGAGGCCGCCGGCGTCGTCGAAACGCTCGGACCGGGCGTTTCCAACGTGCTGCCCGGCCAGCTCGTTTCCATCTACGGCGCGCGCACCTGCGGCCTTTGCAAGCCCTGCCGCGAAGGCCGCGACAATCTCTGCGAACATGTCGGCGGCGTGCACGGCTTCCATCTCGACGGCTTCGCGCAGGAGAAGGTCAACCTTCCGGCGCGCCTGCTGGTTCCGGCACCGCCCGGCGTCGATGCCGTCGGCGCGGCGCTGGCGCCCGTCACCTTCGGCACGGTCGAGCACATGCTGTTCGACAATGCCAAGCTCGAATCCGGCGAGACGATCCTCGTCCATGCCGGCGGCTCGGGCATCGGCACGGCGGCGATCCAGCTTGCCAAGAAGATCGGCTGCACGGTCATCACCACGGTCGGCTCGAACGACAAGATCGAGAAGGCCAAGGCGCTCGGCGCCGACCATGTCATCAACTACCGCGAAGACCGTTTCGAGGGCGTGGTGCGCAAGCTGACCAAGAAGAAGGGCGTCGACGTCGTCTTCGAACATGTCGGCAAGGACACCTGGGCGGGCTCCATGCTCTGCCTCAAGCGCGGCGGCCGCCTCGTCACCTGCGGCTCCACCTCCGGCGTTTCCACCGACATGAACCTGATGATGCTCTTCCAGCAACAGCTGAAGCTGCTCGGCTCCTTCGGCTGCCGCATGGAGAACATGGCCAATGCCATGCAGAAGATGGCGCGCGGCATCGTGCATCCGGTCATCGACACGGAAGTCACCTTCGACGGCATTGCCACGGCGCTCGAGCGCATGGAATCGCGCCAGATCTTCGGCAAGATCGTCCTGAAGCTGGATTGATCCCCGTGAAGATGATCGTCACACGCCTCGTCCTGGCACTGAGGAACACGAAGCAATGGCTGGTGGCGCAGTTCGCCTTCGGCCTGCTCAACTTCCTCAAGCTGCTGCCGGCGGACGGTGCGATCAACTTCGCCGATCGCATGGCGCGCTGGGTCGGCCCCAAGACGGGCCGTCACAAGCTGACGCTCACCAATCTGCGCAACGCTTTCCCGGAAAAGTCCGAGGCCGAGATCGAAGCCATCGCGCTCGACGCCTGGGGCAATATGGGCCGGCTCGCCGCCGAATATGTCTTCCTCGACCGTCTTTTCGATTTTGATCCGGAAAAGACGGCGCCGGGCCGCATCGAGGTCTCCGGCATTCCGCTCTTCGTGGACCTGCGCGACAACCCGCGGCCCTTCATCGTCTTCACCGCCCATACCGGCAATTTCGAACTGCTGCCCGTTGCCGGCGCGGCCTTCGGCCTCGATGTGACGGTGCTGTTCCGTCCGCCGAACAATCCCTATGTCGCCGACAAGGTGTTCGAATTCCGTCGAGCGCGCATGGGCCAGCTCGTGCCGTCCCATGCCGGTTCCTCCTTCACGCTTGCCCGCAAGCTGGAGGCGGGCGGGCCGGTCGGCGTGCTGGTCGACCAGAAGTTCTCCAAGGGCCTGCACACGAAGTTTTTCGGCCGCGACGTGCAGACCAATCCGCTGCTTGCCAAGCTGGTGCGCCAGTTCAATTGCGAGGTCTATCCGGCCCGCTGCATCCGCCTGCCGGGCAATCGCTACCGGCTGGAGCTGGAACCGGCGATGGAAATCCCCCGCAAGGCGAATGGCGCCGTGGATGTCGAGGCGACGGCGCAGTTGCTCAACGACAAGGTGGAGCAATGGGTGCGGGAATATCCCGGCCAATGGCTGTGGTATCACGACCGCTGGAACATCAAGCGCAGCCTAATTACTTGAGCGCTTACATTTCTTCTTTCAGCTTTCAAATATGAATGCGTTCAATCTTCCCCAATTATGCGACTTTTGTCGTATGGGGGGTTTGACATCCTCTCGTTCGCTGTTACCTTTTGCTAATGTAAGCGCT
This region includes:
- a CDS encoding beta-ketoacyl-ACP synthase, yielding MTKAAYRDHLGRPIVAVTGMGVVTSLGQGLQDNWAALTGGVSGIHGITRFPVDGLNTRISGTVDFIEVPVENPVERSYAYARETTDEALAQAGLSGDFGGPLFLAAPPIEPDWRDRFALADRAPASQRPGDAYDRFLSVLRGKPEPALHEAWAFGSISERLSDRYGTRGLPVTLSTACASGATAIQLGVEAIRQGRTDRALTVGTDGSVTAEALIRFALLSALSTQNDPPTKASKPFSKDRDGFVIAEGAATLVLESLESAIARGARVLGILKGCGEKADHFHRTRSSPDGGPAIATIRAALEDAGIDESGIGYINAHGTSTPENDKMEYLSMSTVFGDKLAGIPVSSNKSMIGHTLTAAGAVEAVFSIQTMLTGTLPPTINHQTPDPTIQLDVVPNVKRDKQVTAVLSNSFGFGGQNASLVMTAEPA
- a CDS encoding zinc-binding dehydrogenase — translated: MRALQLLDDRKLEINDIPEPEAPGPGEVTLRVKAVALNHIDVWGWRGMAFAKRKMPLVIGAEAAGVVETLGPGVSNVLPGQLVSIYGARTCGLCKPCREGRDNLCEHVGGVHGFHLDGFAQEKVNLPARLLVPAPPGVDAVGAALAPVTFGTVEHMLFDNAKLESGETILVHAGGSGIGTAAIQLAKKIGCTVITTVGSNDKIEKAKALGADHVINYREDRFEGVVRKLTKKKGVDVVFEHVGKDTWAGSMLCLKRGGRLVTCGSTSGVSTDMNLMMLFQQQLKLLGSFGCRMENMANAMQKMARGIVHPVIDTEVTFDGIATALERMESRQIFGKIVLKLD
- a CDS encoding lipid A biosynthesis lauroyl acyltransferase, with the translated sequence MIVTRLVLALRNTKQWLVAQFAFGLLNFLKLLPADGAINFADRMARWVGPKTGRHKLTLTNLRNAFPEKSEAEIEAIALDAWGNMGRLAAEYVFLDRLFDFDPEKTAPGRIEVSGIPLFVDLRDNPRPFIVFTAHTGNFELLPVAGAAFGLDVTVLFRPPNNPYVADKVFEFRRARMGQLVPSHAGSSFTLARKLEAGGPVGVLVDQKFSKGLHTKFFGRDVQTNPLLAKLVRQFNCEVYPARCIRLPGNRYRLELEPAMEIPRKANGAVDVEATAQLLNDKVEQWVREYPGQWLWYHDRWNIKRSLIT